Genomic DNA from Bemisia tabaci chromosome 2, PGI_BMITA_v3:
TTGTGGAGACTGTTCTCGATATCTCGaatattttggtgaaaaaccCTTTCACAATGTTTCGGTCCATAATAAGGTATGTGATACaaagtgaaaaaagaaaaaatacaagaaaggGCTTCCACAAAATTGAGGAGGCTTCCACAAAGTCACGCAAGAATTTGATGTTGGAGGAAGATGTAATACTCACGGTTTTGCCTTTGACCCATTCAGTGGCAAGAGAGCTTGAAGCAATTGCTGAGCCACACCCAAAAGTCTTAAACTTTGcatcaattatttttccatCTTCATCCACctaagaaaaaatgagaaaagaaaattaatactTCTTTCAAGAAACAGATATTtacattactattgtaattatATCCTATTAAAAATGCAGAAAGGAATTAGAATTTCAACAGTAAACCTTCCAAACCACATATTAAGTTTGAGGTATTTTAAAACCTCTACTTTGTGTAGCTTTTAAAAATAAGATCAAATAAACATCAACacttgaagttttcatagaattttcctAGCACTGAGAGATAAAATCACGgagatttttcggaattttcatgGAGCAACTTTTTCTTGGAAAGATGAGGTATAACAAGACAAGACATCTAAGTACCACATCTCAAATCAAGATAGCCTGAGACCGGGCATTGGCTGACGCCTGGTATTAGACCACAAGATCGAGCTCCTTCGTTAATGGATGAAGAAACTCCAGCCCAATTGTGCCTGTACGCAGGCAGGGTAAATACGCTCTCGGGGCGCCCCCACCGCAGCCGGGGATTCCCATTTTCTGTCTTTCCAAAAAATCGTCCTCGCCATACACCACATGAATGTATATTGTCTTTCAGCCTGCCTGGGACCCGTGCAATCCTCGCAACACCCCCACTTCCGGGAAGTTACTGTGAGCGTGCAGCAGCATCCGGCAGCCACACGGTCCTTCCTTTGAAAGTTTGTGTTGTTGTTGAGACCTGACCCACCCTCTCTCCAGAGAGACTGCAGTTAAAGAGTCTGCCTTACGTTCTAGCTTAGAGGGTGAACTCAATGGAGAGACTCATGCTAAGGGTAGACTCTCTCCAGAGGGTGCGTAACCAGTCTCGCTAAAGAGAGATCGCTCCTACATCGAGTTTGCAGGCTTACTCGACCCCCAATCCCTGTTCATGAGACACTTGAAGTCAGATGAAGGAACTTACCTTAATTTGTAATTTCATGACATCACCACATGCTGGTGCACCCACTAACCCGGTGCCAACTTGTTGATCATTCTTGTCTAGGGAACCTACGTTCCTTGGATTTTCATAATGATCGATCACCTAAAGGAATAAATAGAGCAGATACCACTTTAAATGAACAGCTAGACAAAATAAGAGCTTAATTCTTTCTAATTCCCCTTAATTCACATAAAATATACAGGCTGCTTCTTGGTTTGAAATTGtaagattttctttgaaaaaagagtCTAGGTATCAGCAAGATTTCAGTGCATTACTATTAAAGGTAAGTactcaaaaatgattttaaaaaagatttaaTAGTAAGTAGCTCTATTTTGAAGTGAATGGACCAATCTCTCTTAACTTCAAAATAGAAAAGGCAATCAAAAAGACAATAGATGATGACGATAActtgaaattgatgaaagaGGAGAAACACATTGCGTTTTGATAGCTGCAGTAAAAAAGAGGTAAGAATGTTCAGACAAATCGTTGCTTGTTTCAAGATACAGATACACTCCAATAAGGCCACTCTTTTCAGAAATGGGGGGCATCATCAGAACTGCTGGAGTTCCAAGTCGAAGCGCTGTTGCCTCACATGTCTTTGTCCGCTGAGTTGCTTGGCTCATAAGACTGATATACATAGCATCATATAATTTTCTTCAGCTATGAATACTACGATGTTTAATATCTCGTGGCTCATGCAGACAAATACTAAACGATTTCATGATGAACTGCAAGAGATTGGGTGCTGTAAATAGACTGACCTTGGATCTACAATGCAAGGTTTTCTTGCAAGTTCTACTGGGAACTAAAACAGATAGGATTGAAAAGTGTCAACAGATAAAGTTTAGGAGAATGGAAATTCTTACATTCTTGTGATAAGCAAGCGCTGGAAGGCTTCTGCTCAGCGAGGACCTGAGTATTGTTCGACAATTCTTCGACAAAGCTGATAAGGTAGCCATAGATGTTGTAGGCAAAACAGAACACTAAACACAGTGTTGCATCAGTATTGCACCATTGCAGTTGCACGTACCACACAATAAATAAATTAGTAAGGAAAGTAATAAAATCGTGTTCAGACAGAGCAGACGCGAGTTGAT
This window encodes:
- the IscU gene encoding iron-sulfur cluster assembly scaffold protein IscU → MATLSALSKNCRTILRSSLSRSLPALAYHKNVIDHYENPRNVGSLDKNDQQVGTGLVGAPACGDVMKLQIKVDEDGKIIDAKFKTFGCGSAIASSSLATEWVKGKTVDEALKLKNTDIAKELALPPVKLHCSMLAEDAIKAALSDYRIKQQSIEKAKDECKE